In Candidatus Lokiarchaeota archaeon, the following proteins share a genomic window:
- a CDS encoding nucleotide pyrophosphohydrolase, with translation MPLPKNEPTLSELVDIIREFVRERDWEQFHKPKSLAISAGVELGELLELFQWLTDEEVEQALSEAQYREKLSYEIADIMIYLLRLADVASIDASSAIMSKMDVNREKYPAADVEGRRPRDPRQAR, from the coding sequence CTGCCCTTGCCAAAGAACGAGCCAACACTGAGTGAGCTCGTTGATATCATACGTGAATTCGTACGAGAACGGGATTGGGAACAGTTTCATAAGCCAAAATCTCTGGCCATATCGGCGGGGGTGGAGCTGGGCGAGCTTCTTGAGCTGTTTCAATGGCTTACTGATGAAGAAGTGGAACAAGCACTAAGTGAGGCTCAATATCGAGAGAAGCTATCCTATGAAATCGCTGACATCATGATTTACCTTCTTAGGCTAGCTGATGTAGCTTCAATAGATGCATCGAGTGCGATTATGTCCAAGATGGACGTTAATCGAGAGAAGTATCCTGCAGCAGACGTAGAAGGCAGACGGCCTAGGGATCCTCGCCAGGCGCGGTGA
- a CDS encoding amino acid permease, whose protein sequence is METFGEDQEQGEFERSLGLVGATSLGLGAMLGGGIYVISGKAAGMVGPVIVFAYLVTGIMTLFTAINYAELACSIPKQGGGYTFAHDTLGGFPAFLTGWFLFFGNLVACGLYSLAVAHTLVVFIPGATQQTVAIIAIIIIIITFVTNVVSVKGVSGVLGILNVGQSLVLFSFIAIGLFFIEPSNLQPLVAQGTGIYEFMSAVSFIYISFVGFELITTATEEIKDPAHNIPRAIMLTLIIATVVYMLASLVLVGVVPYGDVADSATPISYVFNRMLGPGAFYFGLAGMAASNYAALNATFMATARVAYSLGRDNYFPSILKRVNPKFSTPIPALALTLIVVSAFAASGNVEFVASVADFGYLVGLAIVNASVIALRWKGLSVPDTFKSKFFPAVPILGVITCLILVPTLHIEALVLGGVLTLVGLLVYGAYSRRKKMNHT, encoded by the coding sequence ATGGAGACCTTCGGAGAAGACCAAGAACAAGGCGAATTTGAAAGATCTCTAGGTCTCGTTGGCGCTACTAGCTTAGGTCTAGGTGCCATGCTGGGTGGGGGAATCTATGTCATTTCAGGAAAAGCTGCAGGGATGGTCGGACCCGTCATTGTGTTCGCATATCTGGTAACAGGTATAATGACACTCTTTACAGCAATAAATTACGCAGAGTTGGCATGTTCCATTCCCAAACAGGGTGGCGGCTATACTTTTGCACACGATACTCTTGGTGGCTTCCCGGCGTTTCTGACGGGATGGTTCCTTTTCTTCGGCAATTTGGTGGCCTGCGGGCTATATTCGCTCGCCGTTGCTCACACGCTTGTCGTTTTCATTCCAGGAGCAACTCAACAGACAGTCGCCATAATAGCCATCATCATAATCATCATCACATTCGTAACAAATGTTGTCAGCGTAAAGGGAGTGTCAGGCGTTCTCGGTATTCTAAACGTCGGTCAGTCGCTTGTTCTGTTCTCGTTTATTGCCATAGGATTATTCTTCATTGAACCCTCTAATCTTCAACCACTGGTTGCCCAAGGGACTGGAATTTACGAGTTCATGTCAGCAGTTTCATTTATTTACATCAGTTTCGTCGGTTTTGAGCTCATAACCACCGCAACGGAGGAAATCAAGGATCCAGCACATAATATTCCTCGAGCTATTATGCTCACATTGATCATAGCCACAGTTGTCTACATGCTTGCTTCTCTTGTGCTTGTAGGTGTCGTACCATACGGAGATGTTGCTGATTCTGCCACTCCGATATCGTATGTCTTTAACAGAATGCTTGGGCCAGGAGCATTTTACTTCGGTTTGGCAGGAATGGCGGCTTCCAATTATGCCGCCCTAAATGCAACGTTTATGGCGACGGCTCGTGTTGCATATTCTCTCGGAAGAGACAACTACTTCCCCAGTATTCTCAAACGAGTGAACCCGAAATTCAGCACACCGATACCTGCTCTCGCTCTTACTCTGATTGTCGTAAGTGCATTTGCCGCATCAGGCAACGTAGAGTTCGTGGCGTCAGTTGCTGATTTTGGATACTTGGTGGGCCTCGCCATCGTAAATGCTTCAGTGATTGCATTGCGGTGGAAAGGGCTCAGCGTACCTGACACATTCAAATCGAAGTTTTTCCCAGCAGTACCGATTTTGGGTGTTATTACCTGTCTGATTCTCGTTCCTACGCTGCATATCGAGGCGCTTGTTCTTGGCGGGGTGTTAACGTTGGTTGGTCTGCTCGTGTATGGGGCATACTCCAGACGAAAGAAAATGAACCACACATAA
- a CDS encoding NUDIX domain-containing protein, with the protein MICRVVIVDSREYPSGALPGVGAIVVGADGILLVKRDKDPGEGLWSIPGGLIELGETQEGAVIREVREETGIDVEVLGLLSTADLIIPDGEDIVKFHYVLNHYLARALDEEAQPEYPEAEVGWFSFSDLESMDLPPRIHKLLTKHRSAVERTHHRYF; encoded by the coding sequence CTGATATGTAGAGTGGTAATCGTGGATTCGCGAGAGTATCCATCAGGAGCCCTTCCGGGAGTTGGAGCTATTGTGGTTGGTGCCGATGGTATTCTGCTTGTGAAGCGAGACAAAGATCCAGGGGAGGGTCTCTGGAGTATACCTGGTGGCCTCATTGAATTAGGAGAAACCCAAGAGGGCGCGGTGATTCGCGAGGTTCGAGAGGAAACAGGGATAGATGTGGAGGTACTCGGGCTGCTCAGTACTGCGGATTTGATTATTCCTGACGGTGAAGATATTGTCAAGTTTCACTATGTACTGAATCACTATCTCGCACGAGCCCTGGATGAAGAAGCTCAACCGGAATATCCTGAAGCTGAAGTCGGTTGGTTTTCCTTTTCAGACTTGGAATCAATGGATTTACCCCCTCGGATTCATAAGCTACTCACGAAACACCGATCAGCCGTTGAGAGAACACACCATCGATATTTTTGA
- a CDS encoding phosphoribosyltransferase → MELKGPLCYLLDFDDIYQYAYQTSQKIKDSGWRPDAVVGVARGGWVHARLQCDFLAVKELYSVKVDHWGVTATKDGEAKLTCPIKVDLEGKKVLVVDDITDTGQSLTLAVNHVKDEGNADDVKSATLMHIQGSEFEPDFYGISINWAWEIFPWNFYEDLTSLISKIFEGENTDEMTTQQLKKQLREYNNIVLSDERLSKVKQHMGDLGIIEYPLDKRWRLKE, encoded by the coding sequence ATGGAACTGAAAGGACCGCTCTGTTATCTGCTTGATTTCGATGATATATATCAATACGCGTATCAAACCAGCCAAAAGATAAAGGACTCCGGATGGCGACCAGACGCGGTGGTGGGCGTCGCACGAGGAGGATGGGTTCACGCTAGGCTCCAGTGCGATTTTCTAGCTGTGAAGGAGCTCTACAGTGTTAAGGTCGATCATTGGGGTGTAACAGCCACAAAGGACGGAGAGGCCAAACTCACCTGTCCGATAAAGGTAGATCTTGAAGGCAAGAAAGTGTTGGTAGTAGACGATATCACTGATACTGGACAAAGCCTGACATTGGCTGTCAATCACGTCAAGGATGAGGGAAATGCTGATGATGTCAAGTCTGCAACCCTCATGCACATTCAAGGGTCAGAATTCGAACCAGACTTTTACGGCATATCAATCAACTGGGCATGGGAAATTTTTCCATGGAACTTCTACGAAGATTTAACTTCATTAATTTCAAAAATATTTGAAGGAGAGAATACTGACGAAATGACCACGCAACAGCTCAAGAAGCAATTGCGTGAGTACAATAATATAGTTCTCTCAGATGAACGCCTGTCCAAAGTCAAACAGCATATGGGCGACCTAGGGATTATTGAATACCCACTAGACAAGAGATGGCGACTCAAGGAGTAG
- a CDS encoding tetratricopeptide repeat protein, with amino-acid sequence MTSEAIEDAKRALAECRFEDAISILEENLAEDETDPDTLVLLGIAYVQAENAEKAVDVLKTADELLEEHCVVSLFLGRALEALGQLDEAEIHLRRAIRLDPGEPEAWKDVGRILLAQKRYAELIETAREAVSRFSGNVYLRSLYAIGLYRLGDYTGACRQWYEVYKRRPESLLALSNFAYMLLKQGRLTKVKAYIEQATKIGPKDSRTLFLQGELNLQKRNFRKAKAFFEQALDKQPKNLTPLSRLAIVAHHEGKPDRRDDLITQIREIGRDNPHSWKALAYIYEQLGQIEKLVDYLLYFVSQNHCSAAPWVKLAAAYEKLGSVDEAEHAWTMSFKLRRYVKIHCRHCGTYLRLPYEKEEGFDIHRDRNCLECNSVIPMPDALADI; translated from the coding sequence GTGACTTCCGAGGCCATAGAGGACGCAAAGCGAGCACTGGCTGAGTGCCGCTTTGAAGATGCTATTTCTATCCTAGAAGAAAACCTCGCGGAGGATGAAACTGATCCCGACACTCTGGTTCTCCTTGGAATTGCCTATGTCCAAGCTGAAAACGCTGAGAAAGCAGTAGATGTTTTGAAAACAGCAGATGAACTATTGGAAGAACATTGTGTGGTTTCTCTCTTTCTTGGTCGAGCACTTGAAGCTCTTGGACAACTCGACGAGGCAGAAATTCACCTAAGACGGGCTATTCGCCTTGACCCTGGTGAACCTGAAGCGTGGAAGGATGTAGGTAGAATTCTTCTGGCACAGAAGCGTTATGCTGAGCTGATTGAAACAGCTCGAGAAGCAGTGAGTCGGTTTTCTGGTAATGTCTATTTGAGGAGCCTATACGCAATTGGTCTTTACAGATTAGGGGACTACACTGGTGCCTGCCGCCAGTGGTACGAGGTCTACAAGCGACGTCCTGAGTCTCTCCTAGCGTTGTCAAATTTCGCGTATATGCTTTTGAAACAAGGGCGTCTTACAAAGGTGAAAGCCTACATCGAACAGGCAACAAAAATCGGTCCTAAGGACTCTCGAACCTTATTTTTGCAGGGTGAATTGAACCTACAAAAGAGAAACTTCCGAAAAGCCAAGGCCTTCTTCGAACAGGCACTGGATAAGCAGCCCAAGAATCTGACACCTCTATCACGATTGGCGATAGTCGCCCACCATGAAGGGAAACCTGATAGGCGTGATGATTTAATCACCCAGATTCGTGAAATTGGGCGAGACAATCCCCATTCATGGAAAGCACTTGCCTATATCTATGAACAGCTTGGTCAAATCGAGAAGCTGGTTGATTACTTGCTATACTTTGTTAGCCAGAATCACTGTTCAGCTGCTCCTTGGGTGAAGTTGGCTGCAGCCTATGAGAAACTGGGTTCGGTAGATGAAGCTGAACACGCATGGACTATGTCATTCAAGCTACGTCGGTATGTCAAGATCCATTGCAGGCACTGTGGAACGTACCTCCGATTACCCTATGAGAAAGAGGAAGGCTTCGATATTCATCGAGACCGAAATTGTCTAGAATGTAATTCGGTTATTCCAATGCCTGATGCACTTGCTGATATCTGA
- a CDS encoding tetratricopeptide repeat protein — translation MTSVELSHLRTARELKEKGENRKAIEAYEEYLESNPEDIQALNEMGKLKIIIGAQDEAVAAFNKAIQLVPQNAEGYSNKAEAYLSIGDFDNALKASNEGLENNGHSALLWKKKARALESMMKIDDAIVAYKEALKADSSDPSTWKALALCFDAKQKWDEVARSYRIAANLHDSRGEKREAERCRRFAKQAEETE, via the coding sequence ATGACTTCGGTGGAGCTCTCTCATCTAAGAACGGCGCGGGAATTGAAAGAGAAGGGTGAAAACCGAAAGGCGATTGAAGCCTATGAGGAGTACCTCGAGAGCAATCCAGAGGACATCCAAGCACTCAATGAAATGGGGAAACTCAAGATAATCATTGGTGCACAGGATGAAGCGGTAGCTGCATTCAACAAAGCAATCCAGTTGGTTCCCCAAAACGCTGAAGGATATTCAAACAAAGCAGAAGCCTATCTAAGCATAGGTGATTTTGATAATGCGTTGAAAGCAAGCAACGAAGGTCTAGAAAACAATGGGCATTCGGCTTTGCTCTGGAAGAAAAAGGCTAGAGCGCTCGAAAGCATGATGAAGATTGATGACGCAATAGTAGCCTACAAGGAGGCTTTGAAAGCCGATTCCTCCGATCCCAGCACGTGGAAAGCACTTGCACTTTGTTTTGATGCGAAACAGAAATGGGATGAAGTTGCCCGATCTTACAGGATAGCTGCGAATCTTCATGATAGCCGTGGTGAGAAAAGAGAAGCAGAAAGGTGCCGCAGATTCGCAAAACAGGCTGAAGAAACCGAATGA
- the mtnP gene encoding S-methyl-5'-thioadenosine phosphorylase: MPIEVGLFGGSGNYDPEVIDNPIEVKVFTPYGAPSDNFIVGNVKGKTLAFLARHGRNHHLPPHKINYRANVWGMKSLGVKRIISPCACGSLQPEKIDLGEFVITDQIFDRTFGQREDTFFDGGTIAHLPFGEPYCPEMRKLTIETANDLDYKVHEEGTYVCINGPRFSTYAESIFYHKQGFDVIGMTAYPETSLAREAGICFVSIAMPTDKDVYGEHHVTHEQVLKTMSDNIERVRKLTYELIPKIPEKASCDCQTAMENALF; the protein is encoded by the coding sequence ATGCCCATTGAAGTCGGGCTTTTTGGTGGCAGCGGGAATTATGATCCCGAAGTCATAGATAACCCAATCGAAGTGAAGGTGTTCACTCCCTATGGTGCTCCGTCTGATAATTTCATTGTTGGCAATGTGAAAGGAAAGACCCTAGCATTTCTGGCGAGACATGGGAGAAACCACCACTTACCACCCCACAAAATCAACTACCGTGCCAATGTGTGGGGCATGAAGAGTCTTGGTGTCAAGAGGATCATAAGCCCCTGCGCATGTGGAAGCCTGCAGCCTGAGAAAATTGACCTAGGCGAGTTTGTGATAACAGATCAGATTTTCGACAGGACTTTCGGGCAGCGAGAGGACACTTTCTTTGATGGTGGAACAATTGCCCACTTGCCTTTTGGAGAGCCTTATTGCCCAGAGATGCGCAAGCTGACCATAGAGACGGCAAACGACTTGGACTACAAAGTTCACGAAGAGGGAACGTACGTCTGCATCAATGGTCCCAGATTCTCGACCTATGCAGAATCGATCTTCTACCATAAGCAAGGTTTCGATGTCATTGGTATGACTGCATACCCAGAGACCTCGTTGGCTCGTGAAGCGGGTATCTGCTTTGTATCAATAGCTATGCCTACAGACAAAGATGTCTATGGAGAACACCATGTTACCCACGAGCAGGTCCTCAAAACCATGTCAGACAATATCGAGCGGGTCAGGAAACTAACCTACGAACTCATTCCAAAGATTCCAGAAAAAGCCAGCTGTGATTGTCAGACAGCAATGGAGAATGCGCTCTTCTAA
- a CDS encoding methyltransferase domain-containing protein — MATRKLMKSKKYATPFAKLHAVSLLSQKDRIRKFAHAIGNAVTDGDYVIELGAGSGILSLLAAQAGAEKVTAIDINSSSIAYARQAARENNLDKTMEFVTSHYLEFKPEQKADVVICEMLSSMLLVEQQVTASFHAVSSFLREEGTIMPRRARVYAVPVSCHSILERFKWNGLVFPRVPQTVGSDQFTPLSETNLLAKFDFSKQTIPEKVDKTLEFSIQQESILTGVVGYFEVDLDEETTISMEDGWRHLFLPLKKAKHVQEGDSERIRIAYLPGQLDSLAIQLR; from the coding sequence ATGGCAACTAGAAAGCTCATGAAGTCCAAAAAGTATGCCACACCGTTTGCGAAGCTTCATGCTGTGAGCCTTTTGTCCCAAAAAGACAGGATTCGCAAATTTGCACACGCAATAGGAAATGCTGTGACCGACGGCGACTACGTTATTGAACTGGGTGCTGGTTCCGGTATACTTTCCCTGTTGGCTGCTCAAGCTGGAGCAGAAAAAGTAACAGCCATAGATATCAACTCCAGCTCGATAGCATACGCAAGGCAAGCTGCACGAGAGAACAATCTGGACAAAACAATGGAATTCGTAACAAGCCACTATCTTGAGTTCAAACCAGAACAAAAAGCTGATGTTGTGATCTGTGAAATGCTCTCATCTATGCTTCTTGTGGAGCAGCAGGTAACGGCTTCTTTTCATGCTGTATCGAGCTTCTTGCGGGAAGAAGGAACAATCATGCCGAGAAGGGCACGAGTGTATGCAGTTCCAGTATCATGTCATTCGATACTAGAGCGATTCAAATGGAACGGGCTTGTTTTTCCCAGAGTCCCACAAACAGTCGGGTCAGACCAGTTTACGCCTTTAAGCGAAACCAATCTGCTGGCTAAATTTGATTTCTCCAAGCAGACTATCCCTGAAAAGGTTGACAAAACACTCGAATTTTCAATCCAGCAAGAGAGCATCTTGACCGGTGTAGTGGGCTATTTCGAAGTTGACCTCGATGAGGAGACAACTATTTCCATGGAAGACGGGTGGCGGCACCTCTTCCTCCCTCTTAAAAAAGCAAAACACGTGCAGGAGGGAGATTCGGAGAGAATACGAATAGCATACCTACCCGGTCAACTGGATAGCCTTGCGATTCAGCTCCGCTAA